In Hippocampus zosterae strain Florida chromosome 3, ASM2543408v3, whole genome shotgun sequence, a genomic segment contains:
- the cdkn1bb gene encoding cyclin-dependent kinase inhibitor 1Bb, whose product MSDVRLSSGSPTLERSEPRLSEHPKPSACRILFGSVDHDELRRDLKGHLRELEAAAVAKWSFDFASHSPLENDAGLRWELVDCRDVPDFYTRLERRSSGNNRLDVNGNHRCVVGEPAEERAGGPTSCPEQCTALRKRPACHEPSTQSKRPHSSPAEYPNRSRSAEHTPRKSSGSPGRQT is encoded by the exons atgtcCGATGTTCGACTTTCCAGCGGCAGCCCGACGTTGGAGCGGAGCGAGCCGCGCTTGTCGGAGCACCCGAAACCGTCAGCCTGCCGGATCCTCTTCGGCTCGGTGGACCACGACGAGCTCCGCCGGGATTTAAAGGGACACCTGCGGGAGCTCGAGGCGGCCGCCGTCGCCAAGTGGAGCTTCGACTTCGCCTCGCACAGCCCGCTGGAAAACGACGCCGGGCTCCGCTGGGAGCTGGTGGACTGTCGCGATGTGCCGGACTTCTATACGCGTCTGGAGCGAAGGAGTTCGGGGAATAACCGTTTGGATGTAAACGGGAACCACCGCTGTGTTGTCGGCGAGCCCGCGGAAGAGCGAGCCGGTGGGCCGACGTCGTGTCCGGAGCAGTGCACCGCTTTAAGGAAGAGACCTGCCTGTCACG AGCCCTCAACCCAAAGTAAGAGGCCGCACAGCAGCCCGGCTGAGTATCCGAACCGGAGTCGCTCCGCTGAACACACGCCCAGAAAGAGCAGCGGAAGCCCGGGGAGGCAAACGTGA